A region of Anolis sagrei isolate rAnoSag1 chromosome 2, rAnoSag1.mat, whole genome shotgun sequence DNA encodes the following proteins:
- the LRRC19 gene encoding leucine-rich repeat-containing protein 19, with protein MKLPWVLILNTALFVHTIATESKNIYPTVKSMKSAKSPFSLPPDQNKNISVLHLSYGNITLNENEITFLHKHIDTIELYLSNNSIAILRNCSFESLSKLAIMDLSNNSIAIVEQAAFSGLNKLTKLYLQNNKIEQIEHHTFELLGSLKILNLQNNQLAYLDIKIPLSLNRITLSANPWNCSCGLLRLQNWLNNTNATLENENNTMCISPKSLKNYPIKSAFLPNCQKREITEATSLSSASTDSSNDTVLAAYNGTDKKSLSSDFRPPGKSWTFLMGVLVFIVGTTLLIVIVIKSPAWYRYLISYNHSRLDEDEPEMFEETFTTHISALPQMPDVNEQESVVVYEQFHTFVPEDDEYIEDKYIDS; from the exons ATGAAGCTTCCTTGGGTCTTGATACTGAACACAGCTCTTTTTGTACACACAATTGCTACTGAAAGTAAAAATATTTATCCAACG GTCAAAAGCATGAAATCTGCAAAATCCCCCTTTTCACTCCCTCCtgaccaaaacaaaaacatatctgTGTTACATCTCAGTTACGGAAACATCACTCTAAATGAGAATGAAATAACATTCCTCCACAAACATATTGATACCATAGAACTATACTTGAGCAATAACAGCATTGCTATTCTACGTAACTGCAGCTTTGAAAGCCTTTCAAAACTAGCAATTATGGATCTCAGTAATAATTCTATTGCAATAGTAGAGCAAGCAGCATTTTCTGGTTTGAACAAACTAACAAAGTTGTATCTTCAGAATAATAAAATTGAACAAATAGAGCATCATACTTTTGAATTACTTGGAAGCTTGAAGATATTGAATCTACAAAATAACCAGCTGGCCTATTTGGATATTAAAATACCACTTAGTTTAAACAGGATTACATTAAGTGCAAACCCATGGAATTGTTCATGTGGCCTCCTTAGATTGCAGAATTGGTTGAATAACACCAATGCAACCTTGG AAAATGAGAACAACACCATGTGCATTTCCCCAAAGAGTTTAAAAAATTATCCTATCAAAAGCGCATTTCTACCAAACTGCCAGAAAAGAGAGATAACTGAAGCAACTTCCTTATCTTCTGCTTCTACTGATTCAAGCAATGATACTGTATTGGCTGCATATAATGGTACTGATAAAAAGTCATTATCTTCAG ATTTTCGGCCTCCTGGGAAAAGCTGGACCTTTTTGATGGGTGTCCTAGTATTTATTGTTGGCACAACATTATTGATAGTTattgtcatcaagtctccagcgTGGTACCGATATTTGATTAGCTATAATCACAGCcgactggatgaggatgaacctGAGATGTttgaagaaacattcacaactcaTATTTCTGCACTCCCACAGATGCCAGATGTCAATGAACAAGAATCTGTAGTAGTTTACGAGCAATTTCATACATTTGTTCCCGAAGATGATGAATATATTGAAGACAAATATATTGATTCATGA